One window from the genome of Pelobates fuscus isolate aPelFus1 chromosome 13, aPelFus1.pri, whole genome shotgun sequence encodes:
- the LOC134582708 gene encoding olfactory receptor 6N2-like produces the protein MGEMNQSRVDFLLEGFSNLGQYQVCLFLLFLIAFLLTLTGNMLIILIVHYYDQLHSPMYFFITNLSILEVWYISTTVPKLLTVMVTNDTRISFQWCFAQLYLFHSLGITECNLLAAMAFDRCMAICNPLRYTTIMSVKMCRCLASVCWCCGFMMACIPITLTARVSFCGPYHLKHYFCDLAPLLRLACIETPLTESVNRFVGGFATLFNLSIVIIMYLSIIAAIIKIKSNTGRSKAFSTCSSHLIVVTLFYSSSCIVYASPKGSRPAVFDKMLALVYAMFTPLFNPIIYSFRNKAVKEAMKNGIQRFQSEMWCIQVQVPKPLTLK, from the coding sequence ATGGGGGAAATGAATCAAAGCCGTGTCGATTTTTTACTAGAAGGATTTTCCAATCTTGGCCAGTACCAGGTgtgtctctttttgttgtttctcATTGCCTTCCTTCTGACTCTTACTGGGAACATGCTCATCATCTTGATTGTACACTACTATGATCAGCTTCATAGTCCTATGTATTTCTTCATCACCAACCTGTCCATACTGGAGGTATGGTACATTTCTACCACCGTACCAAAGCTTCTCACTGTTATGGTGACAAATGACACTAGAATTTCTTTCCAGTGGTGCTTTGCTCAATTGTATTTATTCCATAGTTTGGGTATCACAGAGTGCAACCTGTTGGCTGCCATGGCCTTTGACCGATGTATGGCAATATGTAACCCTCTGAGGTACACCACCataatgagtgtaaaaatgtGTAGATGTCTGGCTTCggtgtgttggtgctgtgggtTTATGATGGCATGCATTCCTATAACACTAACTGCAAGAGTGTCCTTCTGTGGACCTTACCATCTGAAACACTACTTCTGTGATCTAGCACCACTTTTACGGCTGGCTTGTATAGAGACTCCCTTGACTGAGTCTGTCAACCGTTTTGTTGGAGGCTTTGCAACATTGTTCAACCTTTCAATTGTCATAATCATGTATTTAAGTATTATAGCAGCCATTATCAAGATCAAATCCAACACGGGTCGAAGTAAGGCTTTCTCCACCTGCTCCTCACACCTCATTGTAGTGACACTTTTTTATAGTTCTTCTTGCATTGTGTATGCCAGCCCAAAAGGGTCCCGTCCAGCAGTCTTTGACAAGATGCTTGCCCTCGTATATGCCATGTTTACCCCCCTTTTCAATCCAATCatttatagctttaggaataaggCAGTAAAGGAAGCTATGAAGAATGGAATCCAGAGGTTTCAAAGTGAAATGTGGTGTATACAGGTGCAGGTCCCTAAACCATTAACATTAAAATGA